The Micromonospora sp. NBC_00421 genome contains a region encoding:
- a CDS encoding HAD family hydrolase, producing the protein MNDHDAILFDWDGTLVDSHAAHYQSLKEVMDEQGIVVDRNWFMSETGMSTAESITLLARQQQVTLTLPLAELVRRCESVYLDSVDRVREITAIVDIARSNHGVLPMAVASGGLRASITATMTALDLDELFDVVVTREDVTAGKPAPDIFLVAAERLGVRASRCLVYEDSDAGIAAARAAGATVVDIRQI; encoded by the coding sequence GTGAACGACCACGACGCGATCCTGTTCGACTGGGACGGGACGCTGGTCGACAGCCACGCCGCCCACTACCAGTCACTGAAGGAGGTGATGGACGAACAGGGCATCGTCGTCGACCGGAACTGGTTCATGTCGGAGACGGGGATGTCGACAGCAGAATCGATCACGCTGCTGGCCCGCCAGCAGCAGGTCACGCTGACCCTGCCGCTCGCCGAACTCGTCCGGCGGTGTGAGTCGGTCTACCTCGACAGCGTGGATCGCGTCAGGGAGATCACCGCGATAGTCGACATCGCGCGGAGCAACCACGGCGTGCTCCCGATGGCCGTTGCGTCCGGTGGGCTACGAGCCAGCATCACCGCGACCATGACGGCGCTGGACCTCGACGAACTCTTCGACGTCGTGGTGACTCGGGAGGACGTCACGGCCGGCAAGCCAGCGCCGGACATCTTCCTGGTGGCGGCGGAGCGGCTCGGAGTCCGCGCCAGCAGGTGTCTGGTGTACGAGGACAGCGACGCCGGCATCGCCGCCGCCCGTGCCGCGGGCGCCACGGTAGTGGACATCCGTCAAATCTGA
- a CDS encoding GMC family oxidoreductase: MRRETMRDRRYDFVVIGAGIAGSVLANRLSADPSVSVLLLEAGPDAASDPRITSPSSWPQLLDSEYDWCYRTAPQRHLHRRELAWPRGRVVGGSSSLHAMVYIRGHASDFDRWALFGGPDWGREGVLPWFERLENDALTVSSLQQPHLLAQAFVDAGQEHGIEANADFNGSRQQGIGFYHVMQRAGRRCSAADAYLRPVATRPNLTIHSGSRVLKIVVRNGVATGVRLHLAGEPITVHADREVILSAGAVASPQLLMLSGIGAASQLREHGIPVHADLPGVGSNLHDHVQVSVCHRCPTRHPVAPTSNLGEAGGFVNLLGTSDAPDVQLSFAPMVDLNAASEFGGGFTIGAAVTRPTSRGRVSLASADPWQPPVIDPDYLATDHDSRTLAAGVALAVELGKTAALRRYGQRTSVVDDVLDFCRRNAQTQFHPVGTCRFGTDDHAVVDPDLRVHGIGALRVVDASVIPTVTTGNISAPVFAVAEKAAHLIIEPVPAASGARR; this comes from the coding sequence GTGAGGAGAGAAACGATGCGAGATAGGCGTTACGACTTCGTCGTCATCGGCGCGGGCATTGCGGGCAGTGTCCTGGCCAACCGGCTCTCGGCCGACCCGTCGGTCTCCGTGCTGCTGCTGGAGGCCGGACCCGATGCTGCCTCGGATCCCAGGATCACCTCGCCGTCGTCCTGGCCGCAGTTGCTCGACAGCGAGTACGACTGGTGCTACCGGACGGCGCCCCAACGACACCTGCACAGGCGCGAGCTGGCGTGGCCGCGAGGGCGGGTCGTCGGTGGGTCCAGCTCGCTGCACGCCATGGTCTATATCCGCGGCCACGCCAGCGACTTCGACAGGTGGGCGCTGTTCGGCGGCCCGGACTGGGGCCGCGAGGGCGTCCTGCCCTGGTTCGAGCGCCTGGAGAACGACGCCCTCACCGTCAGCTCGCTGCAGCAGCCGCACCTGTTGGCGCAGGCGTTCGTCGACGCCGGGCAGGAGCACGGGATCGAGGCCAACGCCGACTTCAACGGCTCGCGCCAGCAGGGGATCGGCTTCTACCACGTCATGCAGCGTGCCGGGCGACGGTGCAGTGCGGCCGACGCCTACCTGCGGCCAGTGGCGACGCGACCGAATCTGACCATTCACAGCGGCAGTCGGGTACTGAAGATCGTCGTCCGCAACGGGGTCGCCACCGGCGTACGGCTACACCTCGCCGGCGAACCGATCACCGTTCACGCCGACCGTGAGGTGATCCTATCGGCAGGGGCCGTCGCGTCACCGCAGCTACTGATGCTGTCCGGCATCGGAGCCGCCTCACAGCTACGTGAGCACGGCATCCCGGTGCACGCCGACCTGCCCGGAGTCGGCAGCAACCTCCACGACCACGTCCAGGTCTCGGTCTGCCACCGGTGCCCGACGCGGCACCCGGTGGCGCCGACGTCGAATCTCGGTGAAGCCGGCGGATTCGTCAATCTGCTCGGCACATCCGACGCACCGGACGTGCAGCTCTCCTTCGCACCGATGGTCGACCTCAACGCCGCTTCGGAGTTCGGTGGCGGCTTCACCATCGGCGCTGCGGTAACCCGTCCCACCAGCAGAGGACGGGTTTCGCTCGCCTCGGCCGACCCGTGGCAGCCACCCGTCATCGACCCCGACTACCTGGCGACCGACCACGACAGCCGGACGCTGGCTGCCGGCGTCGCACTGGCGGTCGAGCTGGGAAAGACCGCGGCTCTTCGCCGGTACGGACAGCGCACGTCGGTGGTCGATGACGTCCTCGACTTCTGCCGGCGCAACGCCCAGACGCAGTTCCATCCGGTCGGCACCTGCAGATTCGGCACCGACGACCACGCGGTCGTCGACCCGGACCTCCGCGTACACGGCATCGGAGCGCTGCGGGTCGTGGACGCGTCGGTGATACCTACGGTGACCACCGGCAACATCTCGGCGCCGGTGTTCGCCGTCGCGGAGAAGGCCGCACACCTGATCATCGAACCTGTCCCGGCGGCGAGTGGAGCCCGACGGTGA
- a CDS encoding SDR family NAD(P)-dependent oxidoreductase, which translates to MTGAVDLGQWLRGRVLFVTGASAGIGRTTATVAARSGMKVVVAARRADECQRLVKEIVSTGGDAVHAVVDVTDEEQVAAAIRLAVSTYGRLDCAFNNAGVSGDGRIVDLDASMFDRVMNVNARGLLLCMQHELRQMRAQGTGTIVNNISVHGFRNAFPGVGAYAASKHAAVALTRAAAIENAEIGLRVNAVAPGPIDTEMFRSSTATNPVAARWPRLIPAGRVGTPDEVTVTVMYLLSDLSSYVNGQIIGVDGGFLAL; encoded by the coding sequence GTGACGGGGGCGGTGGACCTCGGCCAGTGGCTGCGCGGTCGGGTGCTGTTCGTCACCGGTGCCAGCGCCGGCATCGGCCGGACCACGGCGACGGTGGCCGCCCGTAGCGGCATGAAAGTCGTGGTCGCGGCGCGGCGGGCGGACGAATGCCAACGGTTGGTCAAGGAGATCGTCTCGACGGGTGGCGACGCCGTCCACGCCGTCGTCGATGTCACCGACGAGGAGCAGGTCGCGGCAGCGATCAGGTTGGCGGTCTCGACCTACGGCAGACTCGACTGCGCGTTCAACAATGCCGGCGTCTCGGGCGACGGCCGGATCGTCGATCTCGACGCGAGCATGTTCGACCGGGTGATGAACGTCAATGCCCGTGGACTATTGCTGTGCATGCAGCACGAGCTCCGGCAGATGCGCGCGCAGGGCACGGGGACGATCGTCAACAACATCTCCGTTCATGGCTTCCGCAACGCCTTCCCGGGGGTCGGAGCGTATGCCGCCTCCAAGCATGCGGCGGTCGCGCTCACCCGCGCCGCGGCGATCGAGAACGCGGAGATCGGGCTGCGCGTCAACGCGGTGGCGCCCGGCCCGATCGACACCGAGATGTTTCGGTCGTCGACGGCGACCAACCCCGTCGCGGCGAGGTGGCCCCGACTGATCCCGGCAGGCCGGGTCGGCACACCCGACGAGGTCACCGTGACGGTCATGTATCTGTTGTCCGATCTGTCGAGCTATGTCAACGGCCAGATCATCGGCGTGGACGGCGGATTCCTTGCGCTGTGA
- a CDS encoding sedoheptulose 7-phosphate cyclase, translated as MSKALDEKWEVRSTLDVSYEIRIAADLLNPENPTLLELPDGGIGSGERVVVLDHNLVGSYGSRIDAYFRARAVPHRTVVVSGGEQNKTMGQVFQIVSALNNAGTLRVGNPPIAIGGGVALDIVGLAASLYRRGIPHTRVPTTLLSLVDVSVAAKTGVNFQGYRNRIGSYSPPPLTLVDLSFLGTVPQRQISNGAGEMLKLGLIKDATLFELLEAGGPDLVNSRFQHSQTARHAIGLAIADMIEELRDNLWEKDLRRVVDYGHSFSPLVEMRHVHDLLHGEAVTLDCIFSAVIALRRGHLGHADLQRILDTARGLRLPVWHSAFGDAALLWQALSDTVRHRNGSQNLPLMAGIGRSLFINDLTFDEVATTVEHMRHLATESLRLDAVVAP; from the coding sequence ATGTCGAAGGCGCTCGACGAGAAATGGGAAGTAAGATCAACCCTTGACGTCAGCTACGAGATTCGGATCGCCGCCGACCTGCTGAACCCGGAGAACCCGACACTGCTTGAGCTTCCTGACGGAGGAATCGGCTCGGGCGAACGTGTCGTGGTGCTGGACCACAACCTGGTGGGCTCCTACGGTTCCCGGATCGATGCCTACTTCCGGGCCCGCGCAGTTCCCCACCGTACCGTCGTGGTGTCGGGTGGCGAACAGAACAAGACCATGGGCCAGGTGTTCCAGATCGTCAGCGCGCTCAATAACGCCGGAACGCTGCGGGTGGGCAATCCGCCGATAGCGATCGGTGGCGGTGTGGCTCTCGACATCGTCGGCCTCGCGGCCAGTCTCTACCGCCGGGGGATCCCACACACCAGGGTTCCTACCACTCTGCTGTCGCTGGTCGACGTGAGCGTCGCCGCGAAGACGGGGGTGAACTTCCAGGGCTATCGGAACCGGATCGGCTCCTACAGCCCTCCCCCGTTGACGCTCGTGGACCTGTCCTTCCTGGGTACCGTGCCGCAACGCCAGATCTCCAACGGCGCGGGGGAAATGCTCAAGCTGGGCCTCATCAAGGACGCGACCCTCTTCGAGTTGTTGGAGGCCGGCGGCCCAGACCTGGTCAACAGCCGGTTCCAACACTCGCAAACGGCTCGGCACGCCATCGGCCTCGCCATCGCCGACATGATCGAAGAGTTGCGTGACAATCTCTGGGAGAAAGACCTGCGGCGAGTCGTCGACTACGGTCACTCTTTCAGCCCGCTGGTCGAGATGCGACACGTCCACGACCTGCTGCACGGCGAGGCCGTGACACTCGACTGCATCTTCTCGGCGGTCATAGCCCTGCGTCGCGGCCACCTAGGGCACGCTGACCTGCAACGGATTCTCGACACCGCCCGCGGTCTGCGCCTGCCCGTGTGGCATTCCGCCTTCGGCGATGCCGCACTGCTGTGGCAGGCACTGTCGGACACCGTGCGGCATCGCAACGGTAGCCAGAACCTGCCGCTCATGGCCGGAATCGGCAGGTCGCTCTTCATCAACGACCTCACGTTCGACGAGGTGGCGACCACCGTGGAGCACATGCGCCACCTGGCGACCGAGAGCCTTCGGCTCGATGCGGTGGTCGCTCCGTGA
- a CDS encoding MFS transporter encodes MDGRDQFAATTTSQLDHRSRDRTTWCLYLNLSIFGYVLYGFGPSISLLARDLSLSDTAVSLHAVALAAGAVVAGLTAATLVGRLGRSIVQTSSLVGLGFGVVGYCAGGTFPVTLASAVLIGYTGNLIVNTTSAGLSVHHGRAAAARISEANGVSAGVGMLAPVALGSAASLGWGWRAGLLLVMPMLIAAIVVSRRLRLPAAPSALTTSGPQRLSGPFWIAWLIFLACALVEMCMVFWASEQLRRHAGMEQSIATMAISLMLGGIVVGRIFGATLVRDRKLEDVLMASIGVHLAGFALFWLSTTPVVSASGLVVCGLGMALQIPLAMTRAMNLSGGRSDVAMARLGVGTGVATAVGPFVLSVLGDVVGIHLAFLLVPILLVWAIFLTATRRSESNLGALAGN; translated from the coding sequence ATGGACGGGCGCGACCAGTTTGCTGCCACGACGACGAGCCAACTCGACCATCGTTCCCGCGACAGGACAACGTGGTGCCTGTACCTCAATCTATCGATCTTCGGTTATGTCCTCTACGGCTTCGGTCCGTCGATATCCCTGTTGGCACGCGACCTGTCGCTCAGCGACACCGCAGTATCCCTGCATGCGGTGGCGTTGGCTGCCGGCGCCGTGGTCGCCGGTCTGACGGCGGCAACGCTCGTCGGCCGCCTGGGGCGCTCCATCGTTCAGACGTCGTCGCTGGTCGGGTTGGGTTTCGGCGTCGTCGGTTACTGCGCAGGTGGCACTTTCCCGGTGACCCTGGCATCTGCGGTGCTCATCGGATACACCGGGAATCTCATCGTCAACACCACCTCGGCTGGCCTGTCGGTACACCATGGTCGGGCGGCGGCGGCAAGGATCAGTGAGGCCAACGGGGTCAGCGCCGGAGTAGGAATGCTGGCGCCGGTCGCCCTGGGCTCGGCGGCGAGTTTGGGGTGGGGGTGGCGAGCCGGTCTGCTGCTCGTCATGCCGATGCTGATCGCGGCGATCGTGGTCTCGCGGCGGCTGCGGCTTCCCGCCGCGCCGAGTGCCTTGACCACGTCCGGACCACAGCGGCTGAGCGGGCCGTTCTGGATCGCGTGGCTGATCTTCCTCGCCTGCGCCCTGGTCGAGATGTGCATGGTCTTCTGGGCTTCGGAGCAGCTACGCCGGCACGCCGGAATGGAGCAGAGTATCGCCACCATGGCCATCTCGCTGATGTTGGGGGGAATCGTCGTCGGACGAATCTTCGGGGCCACGCTCGTGCGTGACCGGAAGCTGGAGGACGTCCTCATGGCCTCGATCGGAGTGCATCTTGCAGGCTTTGCACTGTTCTGGCTGTCCACCACGCCGGTCGTCTCCGCTTCCGGCCTCGTCGTCTGCGGCCTCGGAATGGCGCTGCAAATTCCACTGGCCATGACCAGGGCCATGAATCTCTCCGGAGGAAGATCTGACGTCGCCATGGCGAGACTGGGCGTCGGCACCGGCGTCGCCACTGCTGTCGGCCCATTTGTGCTGAGTGTTCTGGGCGACGTCGTGGGAATCCACCTGGCCTTCCTTCTGGTGCCGATTCTGTTGGTCTGGGCAATCTTTTTGACCGCTACCCGAAGGAGCGAATCGAACCTAGGCGCACTGGCAGGAAACTAG
- a CDS encoding dipeptidase, with product MSTQVQEIAPRYDGYRSFDYLEPVVDYKVFDLAPQLGRVPAHDLGLTDDQHDRVARLLREQIAISLHEHPKILPADVTQLRDYNRTGRNAFGFEGLARSGMTAVFDNFMNGTGCVTSEHAWKWDDVIYDIGLRFADVAKQDHVVLATTLEQILAAKRNGKLALVAGLEAATMIENELDRIDILYGFGVRQMGIAYSQANMLGSGLSERTDGGLTHFGRRAVTRMNKLGIAIDVSHSGDRTSLEVIEGSMVPVFITHAGARTVWDTPRMKPDEVIRACAERGGVIGIEAAPHTTLSAAHPHHSIESVMDHFTYCVDLVGIDHVAFGPDTNFGDHVGLHDSFTQHLAIGQAHGAVDHPRVPYVSGMENPAECFSNIVGWLVSHDYSDDEISKVIGGNIIRVLREVW from the coding sequence GTGAGTACGCAGGTGCAGGAAATTGCCCCCCGCTACGACGGGTACCGGTCTTTCGACTATCTGGAGCCAGTGGTCGACTACAAGGTGTTCGACCTGGCGCCCCAGCTCGGTCGGGTGCCCGCCCACGATCTCGGCCTGACCGACGACCAGCACGACCGTGTCGCCCGGCTGCTGCGTGAGCAGATAGCCATCTCGTTGCACGAACACCCGAAGATCCTGCCGGCGGACGTCACTCAGCTGCGCGACTACAACCGCACCGGCCGCAACGCCTTCGGCTTCGAGGGCCTGGCCCGCTCCGGCATGACCGCGGTCTTCGACAACTTCATGAACGGCACCGGCTGCGTGACCAGCGAGCACGCCTGGAAGTGGGACGACGTCATCTACGACATCGGGCTGCGCTTCGCTGACGTCGCCAAGCAGGACCACGTGGTGCTGGCGACCACGCTGGAACAGATCCTCGCCGCCAAGCGCAACGGCAAGCTCGCCCTGGTGGCCGGCCTGGAGGCGGCCACCATGATCGAGAACGAGCTGGACCGCATCGACATCCTCTACGGCTTCGGCGTCCGGCAGATGGGCATCGCCTACAGCCAGGCGAACATGCTCGGTTCCGGTCTCTCCGAGCGCACCGACGGGGGGCTGACCCACTTCGGGCGGCGGGCGGTGACCCGGATGAACAAGCTGGGCATCGCCATCGACGTGTCGCACTCCGGCGACCGGACCTCGCTGGAGGTCATCGAGGGCAGCATGGTGCCGGTCTTCATCACCCACGCCGGCGCCCGCACCGTCTGGGACACCCCGCGGATGAAGCCGGACGAGGTGATCCGGGCCTGTGCCGAGCGGGGTGGGGTGATCGGCATCGAGGCCGCGCCGCACACCACCCTGTCGGCGGCGCATCCGCACCATTCGATCGAGTCGGTGATGGACCACTTCACCTACTGCGTCGACCTGGTGGGCATCGACCACGTCGCGTTCGGCCCGGACACCAACTTCGGTGACCACGTCGGGCTGCACGACAGCTTCACCCAGCACCTGGCGATCGGACAGGCCCACGGCGCGGTGGACCACCCCCGGGTGCCGTACGTCTCCGGCATGGAGAACCCGGCCGAGTGTTTCAGCAACATCGTCGGCTGGCTGGTCTCGCACGACTACTCCGATGACGAGATTTCCAAGGTCATCGGCGGCAACATCATCCGCGTTCTTCGGGAGGTCTGGTGA
- a CDS encoding ABC transporter substrate-binding protein codes for MTTSNNRRPGRWRFAAAIGTAAALVLSGCGLNESDDSSGDKAGGGTVLRIGTTTDVSNFNPLQSLSKTDSWILNAMYPHLLRIDENAKKAPELAKDYSYEDGGKTAVFHLRDDFTWSDGKPVVAEDVKFSAEQIMKYKLGNVAAKLTWVTSVEAPDATTVKFKLSQPYAPFAEGVGFWMSIVPKHVFESAGDLSKFANDADWVGAGPFVLDSATKGQRYVMKRNEKYPLAPGGKAALSQVEYRIYPDVNTMMLALRNGDIDLMGTPVPASAAKTFENDDKIKLQKVGALGFAHLTYNMNNKDLAKQEVRQALSMAVDTKAIIASVLQGDAQQMAGPISPIFADYDNPEVQPYPFDPAGAKAKLSSAGYRDGDGDGLFDNLTLGVACDQSNANLTRVVQLFRESAAKAGIKLENQCVERNTFLSRTKNGEYDIDASQWGVFDNPMDQLRSTYLSSNPGGINYNLLKSPEMDGLINDAAATTDKDAFAEKIKNIDKVVHEQAYLTPLYVENFQFAYNASKFTGFVASPSDLLGMVTAYSLAQVKPAS; via the coding sequence GTGACCACGTCCAACAACCGCCGTCCCGGTCGGTGGCGGTTCGCCGCCGCGATCGGCACGGCCGCCGCGCTGGTGCTCTCCGGCTGTGGCCTCAACGAGTCCGACGACTCCTCCGGTGACAAGGCCGGCGGCGGCACGGTGCTGCGGATCGGCACCACCACCGACGTCTCCAACTTCAACCCGCTCCAGTCGTTGAGCAAGACCGACTCCTGGATCCTCAACGCGATGTACCCGCACCTGCTGCGGATCGACGAGAACGCCAAGAAGGCGCCGGAGTTGGCGAAGGACTACAGCTACGAGGACGGCGGCAAGACCGCCGTGTTCCACCTGCGCGACGACTTCACCTGGAGCGACGGCAAGCCGGTCGTGGCCGAGGACGTCAAGTTCAGCGCCGAGCAGATCATGAAGTACAAGCTGGGCAACGTCGCCGCCAAGCTGACCTGGGTCACCTCCGTCGAGGCGCCGGACGCCACGACGGTGAAGTTCAAGCTCTCCCAGCCGTACGCGCCGTTCGCCGAGGGCGTCGGCTTCTGGATGTCGATCGTGCCCAAGCACGTCTTCGAGTCCGCCGGCGACCTGTCGAAGTTCGCCAACGACGCCGACTGGGTCGGTGCCGGACCGTTCGTGCTCGACAGCGCCACCAAGGGCCAGCGCTACGTGATGAAGCGCAACGAGAAGTACCCGTTGGCACCGGGGGGCAAGGCCGCCCTGAGCCAGGTCGAGTACCGGATCTACCCGGACGTCAACACGATGATGCTGGCGCTGCGCAACGGCGACATCGACCTGATGGGTACCCCCGTGCCGGCCTCGGCGGCGAAGACCTTCGAGAACGACGACAAGATCAAGTTGCAGAAGGTCGGCGCGCTCGGCTTCGCCCACCTGACGTACAACATGAACAACAAGGACCTGGCGAAGCAGGAGGTCCGGCAGGCGCTGTCGATGGCGGTCGACACCAAGGCGATCATCGCCTCGGTGCTGCAGGGCGACGCCCAGCAGATGGCCGGCCCGATCTCGCCGATCTTCGCCGACTACGACAACCCCGAGGTCCAGCCGTACCCGTTCGATCCGGCCGGAGCGAAGGCGAAGCTGTCCTCGGCCGGCTACCGCGACGGTGACGGTGACGGTCTCTTCGACAACCTCACCCTCGGCGTGGCCTGCGACCAGTCCAACGCCAACCTGACCCGGGTGGTGCAGCTGTTCCGGGAGAGCGCGGCCAAGGCCGGGATCAAGCTGGAGAACCAGTGCGTGGAGCGGAACACGTTCCTGTCCCGCACGAAGAACGGCGAGTACGACATCGACGCCTCGCAGTGGGGTGTCTTCGACAACCCGATGGACCAGCTGCGCAGCACCTACCTCTCCAGCAACCCGGGCGGGATCAACTACAACCTGCTCAAGTCCCCGGAGATGGACGGGCTGATCAACGACGCGGCGGCCACCACCGACAAGGACGCCTTCGCCGAGAAGATCAAGAACATCGACAAGGTGGTGCACGAGCAGGCGTACCTGACTCCGCTCTACGTGGAGAACTTCCAGTTCGCCTACAACGCCAGCAAGTTCACCGGTTTCGTCGCCTCGCCGTCGGACCTGCTCGGCATGGTCACCGCCTACTCGCTGGCCCAGGTCAAGCCGGCCAGCTGA
- a CDS encoding ABC transporter permease, protein MARFVLSRAVKAVLTIWIAITATFFLLRLLPGDPTTLMVEGDMTPEMQAALLKTYGLDRPLWEQYVSYLRELTQGNFGISFRQIQPVTDILVERLPWTLLLAGTAFVVTIAVGIPIGVYAAVHRGRWPDKVLQVLGIGGHALFVPSVAMLLLVYLGARLGWFPIGGAIDPDTRGAAAYASLAHHLVLPVLSLVLVQLGPYALTLRTNMIEVLGEDYIRAARARGLATRRRVWKHGLRNAILPALTLMGLQLGTLVGGAVLTETVFAYPGVGRLIFEAVGQRDYPVLQGAFIMLAVTVVIANSLTDLLYAVLNPRIRL, encoded by the coding sequence GTGGCACGCTTCGTGCTCAGCCGGGCGGTGAAGGCCGTCCTGACCATCTGGATCGCGATCACCGCGACGTTCTTCCTGCTCCGGCTGCTGCCGGGGGACCCCACGACCCTCATGGTCGAGGGGGACATGACCCCGGAGATGCAGGCCGCCCTGCTCAAGACGTATGGCCTGGACCGGCCACTCTGGGAGCAGTACGTGTCGTACCTGCGCGAACTGACGCAGGGCAACTTCGGCATCTCGTTCCGGCAGATCCAGCCGGTCACCGACATCCTGGTCGAGCGACTGCCCTGGACGCTGCTGCTGGCCGGTACGGCGTTCGTGGTCACCATCGCCGTCGGCATCCCGATCGGGGTCTACGCGGCGGTGCACCGGGGCCGCTGGCCGGACAAGGTGCTCCAGGTGCTCGGCATCGGCGGGCACGCGCTCTTCGTGCCCAGCGTGGCGATGCTGCTGCTGGTCTACCTGGGTGCCCGGCTCGGCTGGTTCCCGATCGGCGGGGCGATCGACCCGGACACCAGGGGCGCGGCGGCCTACGCCAGCCTCGCCCACCATCTGGTGCTCCCGGTGCTCTCGCTGGTGCTGGTGCAGCTCGGTCCGTACGCGTTGACCCTGCGTACCAACATGATCGAGGTGCTCGGTGAGGACTACATCCGGGCCGCCCGGGCCCGGGGCCTCGCCACCCGTCGCCGCGTGTGGAAGCACGGTCTGCGCAATGCGATCCTGCCGGCGCTGACCCTGATGGGGCTGCAACTCGGCACCCTGGTCGGCGGCGCCGTGCTCACCGAGACCGTCTTCGCCTACCCCGGCGTCGGCCGCCTGATCTTCGAGGCGGTCGGGCAACGCGACTATCCCGTGCTGCAAGGAGCGTTCATCATGCTCGCCGTCACCGTCGTGATCGCCAACTCGCTGACCGACCTGCTCTACGCCGTCCTCAACCCCAGGATCCGGCTGTGA